One window of Actinomycetota bacterium genomic DNA carries:
- the crcB gene encoding fluoride efflux transporter CrcB translates to MTWVWIAAAGAAGSVCRWAVQSLVMGNRLPVFPFATAAVNLSGCFLIGLLFAVFQRRWSGVPAEVQLAVLVGLLGGYTTFSTFSFETLRLVEGGGLALAAVNVLLSVAGGLAATWAGLQIGRAV, encoded by the coding sequence ATGACCTGGGTCTGGATAGCCGCGGCCGGAGCCGCGGGGTCCGTGTGCCGGTGGGCGGTCCAGTCGCTCGTGATGGGGAACCGGTTGCCCGTCTTCCCGTTCGCCACGGCGGCGGTGAACCTGTCCGGGTGCTTCCTGATCGGGCTCCTGTTCGCGGTGTTCCAGCGCCGGTGGAGCGGCGTCCCGGCTGAGGTCCAGCTGGCCGTGCTCGTCGGGCTGCTTGGGGGCTACACGACCTTCTCCACGTTCTCCTTCGAGACCCTCCGACTCGTGGAGGGGGGCGGGCTGGCGCTGGCGGCCGTCAACGTTCTGCTCAGCGTGGCCGGCGGGCTCGCAGCCACCTGGGCGGGGCTGCAGATCGGGCGGGCCGTCTAG